From a single Nostoc sp. MS1 genomic region:
- a CDS encoding HhoA/HhoB/HtrA family serine endopeptidase, translating to MKTVNHDFENSPHPLAEADADSPAPPVEPRQHYQWKKPLSYLGLILAGAGATIISLRLLPHSQALPPALQLLDATATQPSANVALDKNPNFITTVVDQVGSAVVRIDSTRTIKNPNAGILDDPLVQQFFGDQLPQVPSKEIERGIGSGFIIDPHGEILTNAHVVNGADTVSVTLKDGRTFQGKVMGVDPVTDVAVVRIQADNLPTVKLGNSDQLQPGAWAIAIGNPLGLNNTVTHGIISAIGRSSSQVGMPNERVDYIQTDAPINPGNSGGPLLNANGQVIGINTAIIENTQGLGFAIPINTAQKIAAKLITTGKVDHPYLGIKMLTLTPEVKQQINDDPNSFISVDQSQGVLVVQVARKSPANQGGIRAGDVIVKANNQTINDAEQMQQAVENTPNGSNLQLQVLRNGQTLNLNLQPKVLATNNK from the coding sequence ATGAAGACAGTAAACCACGATTTTGAAAATAGTCCCCATCCATTAGCTGAGGCTGATGCAGATTCACCAGCACCACCAGTTGAGCCACGACAGCATTATCAATGGAAAAAACCTTTATCTTACTTGGGGCTAATTTTAGCAGGCGCAGGAGCGACAATTATCAGTCTGCGTTTGCTACCTCACTCACAAGCTTTACCTCCAGCACTGCAACTCTTAGATGCAACAGCCACTCAACCATCGGCAAACGTAGCACTAGATAAAAACCCTAACTTTATCACAACTGTAGTTGATCAAGTCGGCTCTGCGGTGGTAAGAATTGATTCTACACGCACAATCAAGAATCCCAATGCGGGTATTTTAGATGATCCTTTGGTTCAGCAATTTTTTGGCGACCAGCTACCACAAGTACCATCCAAAGAAATTGAACGGGGTATTGGTTCTGGTTTCATTATTGATCCTCATGGGGAAATTCTCACTAATGCTCATGTAGTCAATGGTGCTGATACAGTGAGTGTCACCCTCAAGGATGGACGCACTTTTCAAGGTAAAGTGATGGGTGTTGATCCAGTAACAGATGTGGCTGTGGTCAGAATCCAAGCTGATAATTTGCCCACAGTCAAACTAGGTAATTCTGATCAATTACAACCGGGAGCATGGGCGATCGCTATTGGTAATCCCCTTGGTTTAAATAATACTGTAACCCACGGCATTATTAGTGCGATCGGTCGTTCTAGTTCTCAAGTAGGAATGCCTAATGAACGTGTTGATTATATTCAAACTGATGCACCTATCAACCCTGGTAACTCTGGTGGCCCTCTACTAAATGCCAATGGTCAAGTAATTGGTATCAATACAGCAATTATTGAAAATACTCAAGGTTTAGGGTTTGCAATTCCCATTAACACCGCTCAAAAAATCGCGGCCAAATTAATTACTACAGGCAAAGTTGATCATCCTTACCTGGGTATTAAAATGCTCACATTAACGCCGGAAGTCAAACAACAGATTAATGATGATCCCAACTCCTTTATTAGTGTTGATCAATCTCAAGGTGTATTAGTAGTTCAGGTTGCACGAAAATCACCAGCAAATCAAGGCGGAATCCGTGCAGGTGATGTAATTGTCAAAGCCAACAATCAAACAATTAATGATGCTGAACAGATGCAGCAAGCTGTAGAAAATACCCCAAATGGCAGTAATTTACAATTGCAAGTTTTGCGAAACGGACAAACCCTTAATTTGAACTTACAGCCAAAGGTATTAGCTACAAATAATAAATAA
- a CDS encoding hybrid sensor histidine kinase/response regulator, whose translation MERKQSVWVVDDEPNGFEVIELLLRREGYHLTYFNSGKDVLSQLSSNLPDVILLDVMMPEIDGIETCRRIKANSQWKPIPIIIVTALDSKEDLARSLAAGADDFLTKPINGVELRARVRSMLRIKQQYDALQASVNLRRDLSKLVVEDIRQPISTVLLGSHLLLQSNLEAKDKERAEMVHTAGLEIDAIINSLLRLAKMESGKLVLNLVEVDLNELVEVVVENFGAIANSKQIQIITKLPQQGRWLTIDAELFHRLLDNLMSNAIQSSLTHSTITIEVDYPEESVRKVIIRVIDEGVGINKDLQQSIFTQYESGSLIRGNSQIGLDLAFCQMVAEAHGGIITIENNQPQGAVVIVEI comes from the coding sequence ATGGAACGCAAACAGTCTGTATGGGTAGTGGATGACGAACCAAATGGCTTTGAGGTAATTGAGTTGTTACTACGGCGCGAAGGGTATCACCTTACTTACTTCAACAGTGGTAAAGATGTCCTGAGTCAGTTGTCATCTAATTTACCTGATGTCATCTTGTTAGATGTGATGATGCCAGAAATTGATGGGATTGAAACTTGTCGCCGCATCAAAGCCAATTCCCAATGGAAACCAATCCCTATTATTATTGTCACAGCTTTGGACTCGAAGGAAGACTTAGCGCGATCGCTGGCGGCTGGTGCTGATGATTTCCTTACCAAACCGATAAATGGCGTGGAATTACGAGCGCGTGTCCGTTCCATGTTGCGAATTAAACAACAATACGACGCACTGCAAGCCAGTGTAAATCTGCGGAGAGATTTATCTAAACTGGTGGTGGAGGATATACGCCAGCCAATATCTACGGTCTTATTGGGTAGTCATTTACTACTACAGAGTAATCTGGAAGCCAAAGACAAAGAACGCGCCGAAATGGTTCACACAGCTGGGCTAGAGATTGATGCCATTATTAACAGTTTGCTGCGGTTAGCCAAAATGGAATCGGGCAAACTAGTATTAAATCTAGTGGAAGTAGACTTAAATGAATTAGTAGAAGTCGTAGTTGAGAATTTTGGGGCGATCGCTAATTCTAAACAAATCCAAATTATTACTAAATTACCGCAACAAGGACGTTGGTTAACTATTGATGCTGAATTATTTCATCGCCTGCTTGATAATCTCATGAGCAATGCCATTCAATCATCTCTTACACACAGCACAATTACAATAGAAGTTGATTATCCAGAAGAATCTGTAAGAAAAGTAATTATTCGCGTTATAGATGAAGGTGTAGGAATAAATAAAGATTTACAGCAATCCATTTTTACTCAATATGAATCTGGCAGTTTAATTAGGGGTAATTCGCAAATTGGTTTAGACTTGGCATTTTGTCAAATGGTGGCTGAGGCGCATGGCGGAATCATTACCATTGAGAATAATCAGCCTCAAGGTGCAGTTGTGATTGTGGAAATTTAA
- a CDS encoding 1-aminocyclopropane-1-carboxylate deaminase/D-cysteine desulfhydrase, translated as MINPPTINIGGKQTNAQYQFSLQSTNLQDLYKYTPILQDKLSQIPGLQDVNSDLQIDNPQVNVEINRDRANALGLTSQQIETALGDAYGTLQVSTIYAPDNEYEVILGLSPQYQQDPNALNLLSIHTPNGRLVPLNAVATLTKGVGSLTVNHQGQLPATTISFNLKLGVSLGDVTDKIQQIARDTLPATISTSFQGSAQVFQSSIAGLGLLLLVAIVVIYAHSLGIRTTSMLMPQINAQYVRRNLLASHYYGADIHQHQTQLELVIHTAYQLIYYTLKEGHIPYIIAPGGSSPLGAIAYVNAAFELKEQIVQGQIPEPDFIYLPLGTMGTAVGLVLGLKAVGLKTKVIGVRVVEAQFANEKKMVNLLNHTNSLLQSLDPTFPTLKITGNDFSIRQQFFGKEYAQFTESGLEAIALMNDYEHISLDGTYTGKAFAALVHDIRQENIKRKVILFWNTYNSRNLPSPSIGKDFYQLPQALHRYFIDNVQPLDYAFSTNLCKKAG; from the coding sequence TTGATCAATCCGCCAACTATTAATATAGGTGGTAAGCAAACAAACGCTCAATATCAGTTTTCCTTACAAAGCACCAACTTACAAGACCTGTATAAATATACCCCTATACTGCAAGATAAACTCAGCCAAATACCGGGGTTACAGGATGTCAACAGTGATTTGCAGATTGATAATCCCCAGGTGAATGTAGAGATTAATCGCGATCGCGCCAATGCCCTTGGTTTAACTTCCCAACAAATAGAAACCGCCTTGGGTGATGCCTATGGGACTTTGCAAGTATCCACCATTTACGCCCCAGATAACGAGTATGAGGTCATACTAGGGCTATCACCACAATATCAACAAGACCCGAATGCGTTAAATTTGTTATCGATTCACACTCCTAATGGGCGACTTGTGCCTTTAAATGCCGTTGCCACCTTAACTAAAGGCGTAGGTTCATTAACCGTTAACCACCAAGGACAACTCCCCGCCACAACCATTTCCTTTAACCTCAAACTCGGTGTATCTCTGGGCGATGTTACAGACAAAATCCAGCAAATAGCCCGTGACACCTTACCCGCAACCATTAGCACCAGTTTTCAGGGTTCAGCCCAAGTGTTCCAATCTTCAATTGCTGGTTTGGGATTACTGTTATTGGTAGCAATTGTAGTAATTTATGCTCATTCTCTTGGCATCCGCACTACTTCAATGTTAATGCCGCAAATTAATGCTCAATATGTCCGGCGTAATTTGCTGGCGAGTCATTATTACGGTGCAGATATTCATCAGCATCAGACGCAACTAGAATTAGTAATTCACACAGCATATCAACTTATTTATTACACCTTAAAGGAAGGTCATATACCTTATATTATTGCCCCTGGTGGGTCTTCACCTTTGGGTGCGATCGCTTATGTAAATGCGGCATTTGAGTTAAAGGAACAAATTGTCCAAGGTCAGATACCTGAACCAGACTTTATTTATCTGCCATTAGGCACTATGGGAACGGCTGTAGGGCTTGTACTAGGTTTAAAAGCTGTTGGTTTGAAGACAAAAGTTATTGGTGTTCGAGTTGTAGAAGCACAATTTGCTAATGAAAAGAAGATGGTCAATTTGTTGAATCACACCAACTCACTTTTACAATCGTTAGACCCTACTTTCCCAACATTAAAAATAACTGGAAATGATTTCTCTATTCGTCAGCAATTCTTTGGTAAGGAATATGCTCAATTTACAGAGTCAGGGCTAGAAGCGATTGCTTTGATGAATGACTATGAACATATTTCATTAGATGGAACCTATACCGGAAAAGCATTTGCTGCATTAGTTCATGATATCAGGCAAGAGAACATCAAAAGGAAAGTGATACTTTTCTGGAATACTTATAACTCTAGAAATTTACCATCACCTTCTATCGGTAAAGATTTTTATCAGCTTCCGCAAGCTTTGCACCGTTATTTTATAGATAACGTTCAACCTTTAGACTATGCCTTTTCCACTAATCTTTGCAAAAAAGCTGGTTAA
- a CDS encoding TolB family protein codes for MNMRAIKFSRLAFISLFSAAILSFVFTQQIKIALAVQRTKTLAFIALKRGTDDFNLYTVQVNGASRRQLSHKLSVDPTIVWSKNGQKLAFLSNDSNIYVVNADGSKLTPILTNFSCKAPRSSIAWAANDRKLVFTIACDGETADLPGSVSLFTSDTTGTQGTKLIKKWIARALPAKTDILSSLYISPNGEQVVFFKDKNIYKMNIDGSGLTKLGNAPSEFPSQLTWFANGKQFAFSTGNYRHEQIYLMNVEKKTLKNLTDEPEKEPYDGIFSLPPNGTQLAYYHTQGGNRPGTLLDIDLLDINRGTVRKLTQKPGQ; via the coding sequence ATGAATATGCGTGCAATTAAATTCTCACGACTTGCATTTATTAGCTTATTTTCAGCTGCAATTCTTAGTTTTGTATTTACCCAACAAATCAAGATTGCATTGGCAGTACAAAGAACTAAAACACTGGCCTTTATCGCCCTCAAACGTGGCACTGATGATTTCAATTTATATACTGTTCAAGTTAATGGTGCATCTCGTCGTCAGCTTTCTCATAAATTGAGTGTTGATCCTACAATAGTCTGGTCAAAAAACGGTCAGAAGCTTGCTTTTCTTAGTAATGACTCTAACATTTATGTCGTGAATGCAGATGGTTCTAAACTTACTCCCATATTGACTAATTTTAGTTGTAAAGCTCCTCGTTCTAGCATTGCTTGGGCAGCAAATGACCGTAAACTTGTTTTCACAATCGCTTGTGATGGCGAAACGGCTGATCTTCCTGGTAGTGTATCTCTGTTTACCAGCGATACAACTGGCACTCAAGGAACTAAGTTAATCAAAAAATGGATAGCCAGAGCTTTACCTGCAAAAACAGATATTTTATCGTCTTTATATATATCTCCAAATGGGGAACAGGTAGTCTTTTTTAAAGACAAAAATATCTACAAAATGAATATTGATGGTTCTGGATTAACAAAGCTAGGAAATGCACCATCTGAATTTCCTTCTCAACTAACATGGTTTGCAAATGGTAAACAATTCGCCTTCTCTACTGGCAATTACCGTCATGAACAAATTTACCTGATGAATGTAGAGAAGAAAACGCTAAAAAATCTCACAGATGAACCAGAGAAAGAGCCGTATGATGGCATCTTTTCTTTGCCGCCTAACGGAACTCAGCTTGCTTACTATCATACTCAAGGTGGTAATCGTCCTGGTACTCTATTGGATATTGATTTACTGGATATTAACCGTGGAACTGTGAGAAAGCTGACTCAAAAACCTGGGCAATAA
- a CDS encoding peptidoglycan-binding domain-containing protein, which produces MISYKNSEIRTILNGLGYRSRINSNDPNFPISQDESDLTDESTQKAIKKFQVDYDLIVDGIVGTETSNKIEAEINSIHEELNYLLGVNISPILPFYGQITINAVQQFQRGYTNSIDGIASLTVREEMYTITHNNLAQSPQINHIAVSQVLQHN; this is translated from the coding sequence ATGATTAGCTATAAAAATTCCGAAATCCGTACTATTCTCAATGGCTTAGGTTATAGAAGCCGTATCAACAGTAATGATCCTAATTTTCCTATCTCTCAGGATGAATCAGATTTAACTGATGAATCAACCCAAAAAGCAATTAAGAAATTTCAAGTGGATTATGACCTTATAGTAGATGGAATTGTAGGGACGGAGACAAGCAATAAAATAGAAGCAGAAATTAATAGTATTCATGAGGAGCTAAATTATTTACTAGGAGTAAATATTTCCCCAATTTTACCTTTTTATGGGCAAATAACAATTAATGCAGTTCAGCAGTTTCAGAGAGGATACACTAACTCAATTGATGGTATTGCTAGTTTAACAGTGCGTGAAGAAATGTACACAATTACCCATAATAACTTGGCACAATCTCCTCAAATAAATCACATAGCAGTTTCTCAAGTTTTACAACACAACTAA
- a CDS encoding Spy/CpxP family protein refolding chaperone, translating to MRFKFMAILLGSMTAVSLAVPLQARAAGFDFMQGVNLTPQQKAEIARINQQSEAELESILTPQQQSLYRVYKEHPTNRSDRQAFWSSFTPEQKAKMQTFYHSIKLTMNPFYTPEQQKQMNHNLQVFVSELKAENKLPKTFHLGYWQPVARINPDQPSQLEVINQTNVPLQYGLTTDSPKTLLPGNFADMNYISLPSNVLIYPSQQEASVKYDVSKIGNTTVVKVRQVAGETPGDGSLTINRTGAVYVY from the coding sequence ATGCGATTCAAATTCATGGCTATCTTATTAGGAAGCATGACAGCTGTTAGCCTTGCTGTTCCTCTACAAGCTCGTGCTGCTGGGTTTGATTTCATGCAAGGAGTTAACTTAACCCCCCAACAAAAAGCAGAAATCGCCAGAATTAATCAACAGTCAGAAGCTGAACTTGAGAGTATCCTGACACCTCAACAACAAAGCCTATACAGAGTTTACAAAGAGCATCCTACCAATAGAAGCGATCGCCAAGCTTTTTGGTCAAGTTTTACACCTGAGCAGAAGGCGAAAATGCAAACTTTTTACCACTCAATCAAACTGACAATGAATCCTTTCTACACCCCAGAACAGCAAAAACAAATGAATCATAACTTACAAGTCTTTGTTAGTGAACTCAAAGCCGAAAATAAATTACCAAAGACATTCCATTTAGGATATTGGCAACCTGTAGCAAGAATCAATCCTGACCAACCATCACAATTAGAAGTCATTAATCAAACTAACGTTCCCTTGCAATATGGACTGACAACTGATTCACCTAAAACATTACTTCCAGGAAATTTTGCGGATATGAATTATATTTCTCTACCCTCTAACGTTTTGATTTATCCCTCTCAGCAAGAGGCTTCTGTGAAGTATGACGTAAGTAAAATTGGTAACACTACTGTAGTAAAAGTCCGTCAAGTTGCAGGTGAAACACCAGGCGATGGTTCACTGACAATTAACCGCACTGGAGCGGTTTACGTTTACTAA